One part of the Rutidosis leptorrhynchoides isolate AG116_Rl617_1_P2 chromosome 1, CSIRO_AGI_Rlap_v1, whole genome shotgun sequence genome encodes these proteins:
- the LOC139864246 gene encoding large ribosomal subunit protein uL6m-like has product MEAKFIRLLKIVGVGYKARAESEGRKLFLKLGFSHEVELTVPPAVRVFCFKPNIVCCTGIDKQRVHQFAAAVRSCKPPEVFKGKGILYIDEVIKLKPMYKKENRV; this is encoded by the coding sequence ATGGAAGCTAAATTTATTCGGTTACTCAAGATAGTTGGTGTTGGTTACAAAGCTAGAGCTGAATCAGAAGGGCGTAAATTGTTTCTGAAACTGGGGTTCAGTCATGAAGTGGAATTAACGGTACCACCTGCCGTTAGGGTGTTCTGTTTCAAACCAAACATTGTTTGTTGTACTGGAATAGACAAGCAAAGGGTGCATCAATTTGCTGCTGCTGTTCGTAGTTGTAAACCTCCTGAGGTTTTTAAAGGCAAAGGTATCTTGTATATTGACGAAGTTATAAAGTTAAAACCGATGTATAAAAAAGAAAATAGAGTCTGA